The genomic DNA CATATTAGATTCTACCTCCTGAAGAGCACCATCAAGATTCCTCTATTTACTTTTCTGCTAATTTATTACCTCTTGCTCCCCCCAATAGAATGTAAGCTCCTATTCTGCTGCACCCCAGTGTATACAAGAGTGTCTGGcatagagtaggtgctcaataaatacttgttgactgATCGACTCTCCATAAGACTCTCCTTATCTTCCaaatttctctgtgctttctcttccctgcGCAATCTCTTTCTGCTTCCCTAACAATCAAATCCTCCCACTTTGCTCCCTGGATCCCCAGTACCATGGAAAACAACATTCTCTGTATCCTCAACATCTTTACCACACACTTTActtcttcctcctgcttctctcagAACCTTTTCACAAGATTAAGATTACTCCTGCAGCTCACAAGGTTGATAGGTGAGGCTGACTTTCTTCCTGTTCCCCATTGATGCTTCTTGACCTTGAGCCATTTACCCTTTTGTAACTCTCATTATTGGTGTCGTCATCTAACCTCAGCTCCATCTAGACTTTGCTTCCTGGACTTCAGGGTTCTTCTATAAAGCAACCTTTGGAGACTTATTCCTGCAGATTAGCTGTGTTTTTCATATTGTTTCAGCATCTGGTAAAGTCAAATGTGGCAATAGCAGGACAAAGGAATAATCAATGTACTCATACCTGTTTCTTAGTGCATGGGGAGATCTACTCATCCCATAATCCCAGAGACGCTCCACTGCAGCAATGAAATAGTGTCGTGTTCTCTTTTGAAAGCTGCGGAGGCCCTGATTTTCATCTTCACCATAGATGTCAAAATCTTCTCTCTTCATTTCAATTGAGAACGTATCATCATACTCaattttgtcttcctctgactgaagAGTAGTAAGGGTTATTTCTCTTTGATGGCGTTTTGAGACTGGTGGGTTCTGAGAGCACAATCTTCCAGTCTCTCCTTGCTTTGACCTGGTGGCTTCTCTTTGGAGTTTACCTTGCCCTTCATTTACTGCTGCTACTGAAGGACTGTTTTCACAAGGGCCCAAGGGCAAAATGGTGTCCTTGCTCTTAAAAGCTAtgtttttctgtgacttttgGGATTTCCACTCTTCTCTTGGTATCTGGGTGGCATTGTTCTTATCCCAAGCAAGGGGACCCAGCAGCTCAGAGGGAATCTTTTCAGAGCTCTCTGTTGTCCATTTCAGGAAGGGCACTTTTCCGGgtccatttattttcttaggtCCCTGTGTTTTCTGAAGGAAGATCTTCTCCATAAGATCCAGGTGGCCAGAAGAATCATTGCTAGTTTTTGTAGGGAAAGAGTCTTCTTGATGAACATGAGCTTTAGGGAGTAATTCAACTTTGCCAGATGCTTCAGACAAGGCTTGTTGCAAAAGAGTGTTTTCACGTTTCTTGGACATGTGTTGGTTCATGGCACTTTTCCCTAGGGAGCTGAACTTTCCTTGACCTACAATCATTTCTGAGGTTAGGAAGGCTacagaaagtttatttctcttggcTCCTTGTGAGAAATGAGTGCTTTTTTGGACCCCAGAACTCTCCCTGAAGGTATAAGTGCAGGCTGATACTGGAAGATGAGAAGAGTTGTCCTGGGATGGGATCTTGGTCAGATCTGTATGTCTGATTGATGGAAATGCTGATTCCTTTGCAATGGGTAATGCAGAGTCATTCATTTGAATGGTGCCCTGATTCCCCATAGAACAATCTGACTGGAGGGACTGAGTGGcagcccctttttctttctcattgtcctCTATCTGTGTGAGGGTTCCATGCATCAAAAAGTTCATGTTCTTGGATGACTGGGTTGAGGTGTCATTCAAAATTACCCCCCTTGCAAACTTAGTTTCTTCTAGTGACAGTCTGGATTGTTTCAAGGCCCGCTTACCACGCTGAGTGAGAATATTATGCTGACTTGGATTAGGAGACATCCTTGGAGTGCTTGAAAACCTCTCTGCCATTTCCTTTGTTTGATTTCCCAAACCTTCCAAGTTTTCTTCCTcccttatttttgagaaatggaCTATGTGAATCCCTGCTCTATGTGCTGAATCATTTAATGACCTGGTGTCTTGAAGTATTGGAGTATATGGCCCCTCATCTAAACCTTCCACATTTTGCTTAGTGCTTAGTAAGAAAAGGTTCTTCAGGGAATTATTAGTGTCAGCTACTGTATATTCCTGAGGCAAAACCACATTTTCTTGGgttaatttctcctttctttctatctcttcctgagatttttcttcttgattgtAAGTACCATTATCTTGGACATTGGGCAAGTTAGTAAAAACCATGCTCTTGCTGTTTGGAAAACTCAtctctttgagttctgtgtcctTTGTAAATTCATCTTCTCCTACTACCACCTTCGTTTCTGACAAAAACTTCTGatctttcacatatttttctgatcCTGAAGATGTTAATTGTGTTGGAATGGGCCTTTGCCCAGAGCTTAGGGAGTTCTCGCCATGGGTCCATTTTATCCACTTTGCTGAGTCTGGTGAGAACAGCGTCTTGAAGAATGAGAGACCTGGATTTTCTGCACCTAGTGGCACCGGGCCCTCTTCGTTTTGGTAGACCACCTCCACAGTTTTTGATGAAGTCGTTTTGTTTGACACATGCTTTAGCTCCAAAGCTGTAATATTTCTGTCCATAAATGTTTCATTATGAAGCAAAGAAGTCATTTCTGGAAACTCAGCATTACTTTCTAATATAGTATCTTGCCAGATTGATGTACTGTTCTCAGTTAATAATGTTGGGACATCGACATGATTTTTGCTATTAGTTGTTGAGTTAATTGTTGCGTTGTTTGTCTTTATCAAAGAGATATTAACTTTGAATAAAGCATTATCTTTAATTAATGAAGCAGGTCCATGAACTCTGTCTTCTTTAAATAACCCATCTCTCTCCACTGATAATACATTTTCTCCCAGTGAACTTTCTTGACTATTCATTAAAGCTGCTTCTAACAACTTGGAATCATTGTCTCCTTCACTCGAGCCCAAAGGTACACCAGAGTCAACAGAGTGAGATGAATTTTTGCCAAATACAATGGTACCTAAATGACTATTTAAGTGAATTGACATATTTGGGGGTCCTAAGGAACCTGTCTTTTCAGTACGTGCTGCCAACTTGTCTGATGGAATTGTTGGTGAAGCTGTTAGGTTGTCTGATGaactagaaatttttaaatcaaggttCTTCAACTCTGCTGTTACAGTTGTCCCcaaattctcatttaatcttaattttagTTTTGGCTCAGGAGTAAATACTCTGTCCCCACTGTGATGGAGCTCTGGTCTGAGATCTGCCACTGCAGATGGGCCCTTGTGTCTTTCTATAGCTCCAAGTAAATGACCATCTGCTTCATGTGTGGCTTCCTGGAAATCAGATAAGAGTAATCCACGTGGAGTAGGATTCTGTCCCAGAAGCATCAGCAAATCACTAGAGGAGACACTTTGTACGTTAAGCAGCTGTGTTCTTTCTCCAGGCTGAGGGTCAATCTTCTCTATGTCATTTTCTGGAGTTGTGGTGGCTTTGAATTGCTTTTGCCTAGGGCTATgatgtcttgaaatctgggagAAGCTTCTGGGTTCAATGACATTGTTTTCATTCAGGAGGGAGGCTGGAATATCTTCATATCTATCCTCATCATAATCATCAATGTTCCCATTACAACTAGAAACCTTCAGTAAAGCTGTCATGCCTCTGTTCCGAAAGTCTGAGTTGTGGCACCCCAGCACCCATAGACCTGGAAGAAGACAAAGACTCTGGTTACTCACAACCCACATCCCAAGCAAGTTATGTATTAGTCGTTCTCTTCTATTCCCAGATAATGAAAAAATAGTAGTCGGTGCCATTGTATTACAAGTCATTAGGTTAAATCCCTGGCACATAAAACAGTCCAACAATGGTAGTGAAAGTGCTTTTTTGCATTGCCGCTGTTGTGGTATATCTGTCTGTGATCACAAGAAAGGGTTGTGATTACAAATGAACAGATATtggaataaaaatggagaaatataattaacatatgcaACAGTGGGGGGTCCTAATAGTCACATAGAACTCTTTGATGATGATAGTGACTTAATCCCTGAAACTGTATGTAGGCTAGGTATTATTGCTATATTACATAATGGCACAGGTTCTTACAgtcagattgcctgggttcaaatcctagctctaccatttaccagctgtgtgactttgagcaaatcaACTGATCTCTCTGAGCTCCACTTTTCTAATTTGGAAATGAAGCTAATAGTATCTCCCTTATCAAATAATGTATGCAAATCATATATCAATGACTAGCTTCCATTGTCATCAATTTGCAGGATAAGTAAGCACAAGGGAGTAGGACTTTAGGATATATATGATAGAAAATCCCTCTACTGTGCTAGCAATGTTAATTTCTGCTGTAAACAAGATTATTCAAGTGAAGGAATTTTACAGTGGCAAAGGAAAAACTTTCCTCAAAGTATATTTCCATAGAGACCTAAGAGATAATGGGATACCCATGGAAAAGGTCTTTATGGTCAAATGCATTTTGGAATTAGTGCACATTGCACTCTATGTGCAAATAATCAATCTGACGGTAAatgagaataaatacattttatatcataCAAGGATTTAGAAAATCTACCTTTAAAGCAGCCATGCTGAGGAGGTGGTGGGAGAATGTTTTCTACCAAAATAAAGGAGTAtactgtaaatttaaaaataagatgacatGGGATACAGGAAATCAGCGCTGAAGAAAAGTCCCGAATTAATAACTGATTTTCAGATCTAGAAAAAAACCAGCCCAGACTGGGGGAGGAGGATGCATGGGTCCAGGTGGTCAGTTTCTAAGTGAAAAAGAATATGTTGTATGATAACACTcttgaataaaaaagagaataactAAAGGGAAAACATTACAACAAGAACAGTAAAACAATTAGAAGTTTCAGCTAAAcaagttataaaaagaagaaatataattcTATTTGATTCCATAGTGAACATTTACATAGTCATAATAATGTGGTTTCACTAAAAATATGGACATAACTATATCATAAGTTTGTGGATTGGGAGCCCAATTTCATGACATTTAAAGCATAATTTTGATGGTGTGAAACGATGTTGGGTCAGAGTAGATCAAGACTGGAGCTGAAATGAGTAATTTAAATAAGGTTTTTGACTCTTAAAATTCTACTGTTATAACTTAGACACAAccacttccttcttcttcctaAGGAGGATAGTAGTTGagtgagaaaagggaaaatgaaactcCATAAACAGGTTTGGAATGACATACACCAAACTGTGAGAAGGGCCTGGGATTGGGAACAGTGATCAAGAAGGACTGTAGTTTTATCTGTATTGGTGCAAAGTTTTTAATGAGAACATCTTTTTGTATTACATGCACGAGTAAAGATTAATGTAAAGCATAATTAATCAAATCTCAATCGAACAGCTTAAagaagagctgattctttgatgaaaaactcaataaaataaataaccaaataaaaataagaaattctacGTGTATAAAATTTGCAATAAAAAAGGAGATATAGTTACAGTtgcagagaaaattaaaagaaggggGAATAGGGAGTGACTTCTTAATGGTAAAGGGTctcttttgggggtgataaaaatattctggaattagataataGTAATGGTTGCACAACGTTGAATTATAATTCCCTTGGGGACACCGGCTGGCAATCCCCTCCTTCACCTTCTGCCACAGTCAAATCATGTCCAGTCAAGTTTGAGACTGGGTCAGTGGGTATAGACCAGTCTCCTGCCACAGAATTGTAcacttttaaatggttaaaatggtgaattttacctcaaaaaaaaaaaaacagacaaaaggaaTCAGACTTTACCATTCTGAACACAGGAAATCTTTAGGGGCTTTATTTAGCTTGAGATTTGTAAATAATGATATTacattaggatttttttccctcaagacaCATAAAGCCATTTTAATTTGTCTGTAGAATTTAAGTAATCACCAAAATAGTTTAAAAGCTtcataaaatattgttatttggaatatttttctctgcctatacacatacatacacatacacacaatttctCTCTTTGGTTTAGATATTTATAACCATATTATACATAATGTTTTATCATCTTTTTGGTACATATTCATTTGTtaattgaaagaaatatttattaagcacttactacaGGCCAGGAACTATATACATTAGGGATATAGTGATGAATAAGATAAACAAGGTCTCTGTCCTCAGCGAGTTTGAAAATTAGTTGGAAAACAGATAACAAAGACATAAATGTACAAGACACTTCCAGAGATACTGCTGGAGTTCTGCCAGGTTCTTCTTTACTCACTTTCCACAAAAATCCATCGCTTGTAAGTACAATAAGTTTCTGGGTATAAAGGTGGACATATGTTTATATAGGATGAGACTGGTTTTTATTCCCCAGAAATTTCCCTTTGAGAGTTTACGTCCAGAGAGGCCTTCAGTGTAAGAGAAGAACTACAATCTGACATGCTCTTCCCCGCAGACAACAGAGGTGTGAAGGACGAGAGCATGGAGTGGCCTAGCACTCGTTACTAAGCTGTATGAATGTAGCAACAATCTGTGTTGGATTTAGGCCATGTCAGTGGTTTTGCTGACAGCTGATGCTGTCAAAAGCCTTGCAGTGGTTACGGGCggagaaggaagatgagaaagtgACAGCCACAACCATCCCAAAGGCTCCCCAGTGGTTTGAGGGTATGTGTACCAAGAGAGATTACTCGGTGGTATTCAGATGACAGTACAAGTGTTCACAAAGCACACAGAAACATGTTCAGCTCACACACGGTAACtgcatctataaatatatattgaccACTACAGTTTAGTAAGCACACTTAAAATTTTGGGCAATGGTAAGTAAAGGCACTTTTTAGAGGAAAGACTTTAAGTTAAATACCTGATGTTCTGCTGTCATTAAAATGCCTTGCAATTACTAACATCACTTGGACCATTCAGTATCCGCTCCCACGTGAACACATGAACAGCGAGCAAAGGATCACAGCTGTTAGTAAGAGAATAATATAAATAGCTAACCTGGATTTTCCATTGACATGAAGACAGTTTCTCCTGAGAATGGGAATAGGGTAAGTGTGTCTTCATAGACCATTTTGTGTTTGAAGGTGTATccagagaagaagacagacagGAAGTCAGTTTGTGCTCCAACACTTAGAATGTACCAGTATGCCACCTCATGCAAACAAACTGACAGCTGCAAGTTGTCAAAAACATAGCCGTTGATGCCTGCAAACCAAATGGGAACAAGacatttgatttattattttgggttGTCGTGatatgatgaaaaataatgacGGGTTAAGCCCGTTACCTTATTCCCAAGGAGAGGTAGCGCTATACTTTCCATAACAGTACATCGCTAGTACTTGGTCACCTAGCTCCCAGTCGCAAAGCGAGAAGAGTCATAGACTTTAACCCTCCGTGAACTGGAGAGGAAAATGCTACAAAAGACGGCCTTGATTTATACAATTGGAATACTGGCTGCCAATTAGATAATTGTATTGTAGCAATgttaaagtttttcaaaaaatatctgtACTCATAGTGAATGCAAAATGAAGTATTATGAGATAAAACAGCATGATGTCTGCAACCTGTTCTGAATtggaaaataagcaataaaagtatatggagaaaaaagagaataatatagtaaataaggaaaaatattaaaaattagtgaatcggggagcctgggtggctcagttggtcaagcgtccaactttggctcaggtcatgatctcgtggtttgtgagttcaagccccgatttgggctctgtgctgacagctcagagtctggagcctgcttcgtattctgggtctcctcctctctctgcccctcccatgctcatgctctgtctctctctgtctcttaataataaataaatgttttaaaaacttaatgaatTTGGGTAAAAGGTATATGGGAGTTCTCTATAATATTCT from Leopardus geoffroyi isolate Oge1 chromosome X, O.geoffroyi_Oge1_pat1.0, whole genome shotgun sequence includes the following:
- the F8 gene encoding coagulation factor VIII isoform X4 — encoded protein: MQIELSTCFFLCLLPFSFSATRKYYLGAVELSWDYMQSELLSELHVDTRLSPGVPRSLPFNTSVMYRKTVFVEFTDRLFNIAKPRPPWMGLLGPTIRAEVFDTVVITLKNMASHPVSLHAVGVSYWKASEGAEYEDQTSQKEKEDDKVFPGESHTYVWQVLKENGPMASDPPCLTYSYFSHVDLVKDLNSGLIGALLVCKEGSLAEERTQTLHEFVLLFAVFDEGKSWHSSAQAQHEMHTVNGYVNRSLPGLTGCHKKSVYWHVIGMGTTPEVHSIFLEGHTFLIRNHRQASLEISPITFLTAQTFLMDLGQFLLFCHISSHQHDGMEAYVKVDSCPEEPQLRMKTNEKEEDYDDDLYDSDMDMVRFDGDSPSPFIQIRSVAKKHPKTWIHYIAAEEEDWDYAPSAPTPIDRSYKHLYLNSGPQRIGRKYKKVRFMAYTDETFKTREAIQYESGILGPLLYGEVGDTLLIIFKNQASRPYNIYPHGITDVSPLYSGRLPKGMKHLKDMPIMPGEIFKYKWTVTVEDGPTKSDPRCLTRYYSSFINPERDLASGLIGPLLICYKGSVDQRGNQMMSDKRNVILFSVFDENQSWYLAENMKRFLPNADAVPPHDPELRVSNIMHSINGYVFDNLQLSVCLHEVAYWYILSVGAQTDFLSVFFSGYTFKHKMVYEDTLTLFPFSGETVFMSMENPGLWVLGCHNSDFRNRGMTALLKVSSCNGNIDDYDEDRYEDIPASLLNENNVIEPRSFSQISRHHSPRQKQFKATTTPENDIEKIDPQPGERTQLLNVQSVSSSDLLMLLGQNPTPRGLLLSDFQEATHEADGHLLGAIERHKGPSAVADLRPELHHSGDRVFTPEPKLKLRLNENLGTTVTAELKNLDLKISSSSDNLTASPTIPSDKLAARTEKTGSLGPPNMSIHLNSHLGTIVFGKNSSHSVDSGVPLGSSEGDNDSKLLEAALMNSQESSLGENVLSVERDGLFKEDRVHGPASLIKDNALFKVNISLIKTNNATINSTTNSKNHVDVPTLLTENSTSIWQDTILESNAEFPEMTSLLHNETFMDRNITALELKHVSNKTTSSKTVEVVYQNEEGPVPLGAENPGLSFFKTLFSPDSAKWIKWTHGENSLSSGQRPIPTQLTSSGSEKYVKDQKFLSETKVVVGEDEFTKDTELKEMSFPNSKSMVFTNLPNVQDNGTYNQEEKSQEEIERKEKLTQENVVLPQEYTVADTNNSLKNLFLLSTKQNVEGLDEGPYTPILQDTRSLNDSAHRAGIHIVHFSKIREEENLEGLGNQTKEMAERFSSTPRMSPNPSQHNILTQRGKRALKQSRLSLEETKFARGVILNDTSTQSSKNMNFLMHGTLTQIEDNEKEKGAATQSLQSDCSMGNQGTIQMNDSALPIAKESAFPSIRHTDLTKIPSQDNSSHLPVSACTYTFRESSGVQKSTHFSQGAKRNKLSVAFLTSEMIVGQGKFSSLGKSAMNQHMSKKRENTLLQQALSEASGKVELLPKAHVHQEDSFPTKTSNDSSGHLDLMEKIFLQKTQGPKKINGPGKVPFLKWTTESSEKIPSELLGPLAWDKNNATQIPREEWKSQKSQKNIAFKSKDTILPLGPCENSPSVAAVNEGQGKLQREATRSKQGETGRLCSQNPPVSKRHQREITLTTLQSEEDKIEYDDTFSIEMKREDFDIYGEDENQGLRSFQKRTRHYFIAAVERLWDYGMSRSPHALRNRAPGGDVPQFKKVVFQEFTDGSFTQPLYRGELNEHLGLLGPYIRAEVEDNIMVTFKNQASRPYSFYSSLISYEEDQRQGAEPRKKFVNPNETRVYFWKVQHQMAPTEDEFDCKAWAYFSDVDLEKDVHSGLIGPLLICRSNTLSPAHGRQVTVQEFALFFTIFDETKSWYFTENMERSCRAPCSIQKEDPTFKEKYRFHAINGYVMDTLPGLVVAQDQKIRWYLLSMGSNENIHSIHFSGQVFTARKKEEYKMAVYNLYPGVFETVEMLPSKVGIWRIECLIGEHLQAGMSTLFLVYSPKCQIPLGMASGRIRDFQITASGQYGQWAPKLARLHSSGSINAWSTKDPISWIKVDLLAPMIIHSIMTQGARQKLSSLYISQFIIMYSLDGKKWQSYRGNSTGTLMSNQT